One Tripterygium wilfordii isolate XIE 37 chromosome 10, ASM1340144v1, whole genome shotgun sequence DNA segment encodes these proteins:
- the LOC120007699 gene encoding leucine-rich repeat protein 1-like produces MASRMLVSLLFAAVAVLQVNCSFEGDVLNSWKVKLKDPNMVLQSWDPTLVNPCTWFHVTCNSNNNVTRVDLGNAGLSGPLIPQLGLLTHLQYLEVYANKINGTIPAELGNLTSLVSLDLYQNRLSGVIPSSIGNLINLRFLRLNSNYLTGTLPLGVINLVQYGNLRILDVSQNNLAGTVRSKNSTGAIVTTFLQDPKSKSLMN; encoded by the exons ATGGCGTCACGAATGCTTGTTTCTCTGTTATTTGCTGCTGTTGCGGTTCTTCAAGTCAATTGCAGCTTCGAAG GTGATGTTCTGAATTCCTGGAAAGTAAAACTGAAAGACCCAAACATGGTCCTCCAGAGCTGGGATCCGACACTCGTCAACCCATGTACTTGGTTTCACGTCACTTGCAACTCAAATAACAACGTTACAAGAGT TGACCTCGGCAATGCTGGACTCTCAGGCCCACTTATTCCTCAACTTGGCCTCTTAACCCATCTTCAGTACTT GGAGGTTTATGCGAACAAGATCAATGGCACAATTCCAGCTGAACTTGGCAACTTAACAAGCTTGGTCAGCTTGGACCTTTATCAGAACCGGCTCTCTGGAGTGATCCCATCATCCATCGGAAACTTGAtcaatttgagattttt GAGATTAAACAGTAACTATTTGACTGGAACATTGCCATTAGGTGTCATTAATCTCGTTCAATATGGAAATTTGAGGATCCT GGATGTCTCTCAAAATAATTTGGCTGGGACAGTGCGTTCCAAAAATTCAACAG GAGCAATAGTGACCACATTCTTGCAAGATCCAAAATCTAAAAGCTTGATGAATTGA